ACCAGGACGGGAGAGTCCAGCAGCTGAGACGAGGCGTCCGTCCCGTACAGCTTCCTGCGTCCTCGCCGGGTTGCCGTGGTTAcgttctccttctccaccgACCGTCCGCTCACCAGACCCATGATGGTTTTAGCTGCAGCGTTTAAAGGAGGACATGGTAACCATGGAGACACTATTAACCCCCCTGGCTGTCTCTGGTTGTCTCTATTGTCCCTGATGTCCTTCAGTGACTGACCTTTACTGCTGAGGATGGACGGAGAACTGTGGATCAGCTCCTTCGTCTTCTGTAGAACTCCGTCTCTCTTGTCCTTCGGaagaagacacatttaaaccacAACTTCCTCCCTACTTCCCAACCTCTTCTCTACTTCCCGTCCTCCTCTCTACCTCCTCTCTACTTCCCGTCCTCCCTACTTCCTGTCCTCTCTACTTCCCTTCCTTCTCCCTACTTCCCGTCCTCCTCTCTACTTCCCGTCTTCCTCTCTACTTCCCGTCTTCCTCCCTACTTCCTGTCCTCTctacttcctgtcctcctctctacTTCCCGTCCTCTCTATTTCCCGTCCTCCTCTCtacttcctctcttcttcccgtCTTCCTCCCTACTTCCTGTCCTCTCTACTTCCTGTCTTCCTCCCTACTTCCCGTCCTCCTCTCTatttcctgtcctcctctctacTTCCCGTTCTCTCTACTTCCtctccacttcctgtcctcctccctacttcccgtcctcctccctacttcccgtcctcctccctacttcccgtcctcctctctacttcttctcttcttcccgtcctcctccctacttcccgtcctcctctctacttcccgtcctcctccctacttcccgtcctcctccctacttcccgtcctcctctctacttcccgtcctcctccctacttcccgtcctcctccctacttcccgtcctcctccctacttcctgtcctcctccctacttcctgtcctctctacttcctgtcctcctctacTTCCCGTCCTCTGTGACGTCTCACCTGTTTGTTGCTGCGAGTGTTTCCTCTCCTTTTGTTCCTCTTGTTCTCGCTGAAGACCAGATCCTGAAACGACCCCCCCACCACGGTCAGCTCCTCCTGAGACCAGACTGAAACTAGACCTGAACCACCTTGAACCACCTGAACCCACCTCCACCTCgcagctcttcctcttcctcccggGGGTTTTCTTCCCGTCGGCCATTTTGGATCCGAGAGGAGCCGGTTCCTGTAGCCGCTCAATCTCGTTCTTCACCTCCTcaagctcctccctcctcctccctcctgcctccttcctcctcttgtgGAGTTTCTGgatctcctccttcagctcctccaccacagacaccttcctctcctccaccactctgttctccttctcctcctcctccttcctcctctgcagctcctccttcaGATGCTGAAGCTCTGAAACACAAACGACCACCAGGTTAAAGGTCATGGTTACCTAGGCAACGGAGACAACATGTCCTCCCGTGTTCGTCCACGTTACCTCGTCTCAGAGTCTGCGTCTCATCCAGgagtttctccttctctgctaCGACTCTTTGTAGCTctgacgcacaaacacacaaaccacgCCCATCAGTCAAcacatcaaccaatcaggagtCGTCTCCACATGTCTCAtccatcctcacctgtcttcgtctccctctcctcctcctccctcctcctcctctcctcctctgatctcctcatctcctccagtCTCCCTCGCAGAGCTCCGCCCTCAGACTCAAGCTCCGCCCTCAGGCTCTGCAGCTGCTGGGTGAacgctgctctctgattggtcagctccTCCCTCAGCTCACCGCACCTGCTCAACAGGAAACAATTAGCAGCCACAACTAATCACCTCCTCTCTGTGAGGAGGAGCACCTGGGAgtgggagaaaggagagaggaggagtaGAAGAGAAGATAGAGGGGAGAAGAGAacgtaaaaaagaaatgaggagagagagaaggaaggagagactGATGTGACATCACCTGATCTTCAGCGCCGCCTCCAGTCGcctcttctctttctgcagCTCCTGGATCTGTTGGGTTTTCTGAGCACATCTCTCCAGAGCTGCATGGctctccttcttcagctcctccagggcAGCGTGGAAAacactcctcccctcctcctcctgaggagcagttcatttaattcattagaCTCCAGGAACATGGGACTAGTTAGTTACCATCTCATCAGACTCCGGTACCTTGACCTCCTGCCTCAGTCGCTCCACTTCCTGTGTCAGACTGACCAGGGACTTGTTcttctcctctgattggctctcCACGTCCTGGAGGCGGGTCCTAGTGACACTGACCTCCTCTGATAGGCTGTCAGACCTCTGGCTCTGCTCCTGGAGGTGAGTCTGTAGACTGGACACCTGGAGAATACAATATGAAAGccatcaggaggaggaggaggaggaggagcaggaggaggaggaggagcaggaggaggagcaggagtcTAACCTCGGTCTGTAGCTGGAAGATGCCGTTAACCAAAGCTTTGTTCTCCTTGAGGAGTCGAGCTGTTTCTCTTTGCTCCAGCTCCAGAGACGAGAACACGGAGTCACAGTTTGGACACTGGTCCAGATCTGCAGAAATATGTGGACATGTTTAATACATTTACACAACGACGTGTCCACAAACTTTCAGCGTGTGAAACTCTGAGCTCTCACCTGTCAGCGTCTTCACCCTCTGCTCCAGAGACAcctgctccttcttcagctcctccacctcctcctcccgtctcctcagctcctcctccagcctcctcctctctgtctccagctcctcctccaggatcctccccctctcctccctctctctcagctcAGCGATGGTCTCCTCCTTCTTGTCGttttcctcctgcagcctccagatctcctcctccagaacggctgaggatgaggagaatTAAAGGAGTCAACGTTTTGCAGAATGAACCTCCTCCCCTCCGTCgcctctccgtcctcctctgacctctcctctTGGcgtgtcctcctctctcctcctcctcttccatggAGTCATGCTGTCGTTTCCTGGTCTCCTCTTTGTCCGaacctccttctttcctcctctgagcCTCCTTTAGGAAATTAGACCTCAGTTATGTAGAGTTTTACCCTGGACCTGGTTCAGATGGTACCTCCTACCTctgacctccttcctccttgtccagacattttaaattgtgacaCCTTTAGTTACAGGTAATAAACCTCTATATTAGAGTCTATTGATCCAAAGTCTGTCAGTATTTAaagcagatgaacacattaatggtggatttaatggtttcatccctGCTTCATCCTTCATGATTCTGAACAGACCAGAGGCAGAAAAACGACGGGAAAAAGTATCTCAGAACCTCTGTGACCAGAAATaggtaattaattaatgaacCTGACATCACCAGGTTACCAGAGGCCTCCGAGGCCCCTGAACCTCGCTACAGGTGTGAAATAAAGCGAGAGTGTTTACGTCTCTGGTGACGTTCTCCACGGCCGACTGCAGTTTAACGATGACGTCGTCCTTCTGCCGACACGTTTCCATCAGCTCCGACAACTTCTGACGCTGCTGCTCCACAGTCTGGAGGAGAATCACAACCAAACACACCAGACACCTGCCGTTAATTtaccacagaggaagaggaggacaccacagaagaagaagacaccacagaagaagaagaggacaccacagaagaaggacaccacagaagaagacggacaccacagaagaagaagacaccacAGAAGGaggacaccacagaagaagaagaagacaccacagaagaggaggaggacaccacagaagaagaagacgacacCACAAAAGAAGacgacaccacagaagaagaagacgacaccacagaagaagaagacgacaccacaaagaagaagacgacaccacagaagaagaagacgacaccacagaagaagaagagaacacCACAGAAGACGACAccgcagaggaagaggacaccacagaagaggagaaggacaccacagaagaagaagacgacaccacagaagaagaagacgacaccacagaagaagaagacaccacagaagaagaagaagaaaccacagaagaagaagacaccacAGAAGGATgacaccaaagaagaagaagacaccacAGAAGGatgacaccacagaagaagaagaagtagaagacaccacagaagaggaggacaccacagaagaagaagaggacaccacagaagaagaagacgacacCACAGACGAACAGGacacagcagaggaagaagaagacaacagagaagaataggaggacaccacagaagaagaagacaccacAGAAGGATGAcactgcagaggaagaagaggcacCTCTTTGGTTTCCTGTAGTTGATCACGTGACTGCTGATTCTCCAATCGCAGCGCCTCCAGCTCTGCAGGaacaaaggtcagaggtcacatcGACTGAAACACAGAGCTGTGAGTAtgtacagcgatcagccacaacattatgaccactgacaggacaataGATAACATCTCGTGAcacttcagtgtttctgctgggacacttttggacctggcattcattcatgtggatgttacttagacatgtagcctccacccagaccagaccagacccccccaccccatagtaatgactctccttgatggcagcagccatccccatcagtgtgtatttgtatgtacCTGCAGTGTGTGCTTGTTCGGTCAGACAGTGGTGGACGCTCTGAGCGTCCTGTCGGATCTTCTGCAGGTCCTCGGTCACTGAGCTGATGATTCCCTCCAGCAGAGCCGCCTGTTCCTCCTGCAAACAGCAGCACTGATCAGCGGAGGCTTCCACAACCAGACGTTCACAGTCTGCAGCCGTTTATTCACCTGTCTGGAGTCAGCGGCGACAGCGTCGACAGCAGACGGGTCGGACGTCTTGTTGACCAGGTTCTTCAGGATCTCCACTCTCTTCTCAGCTCGTTCCTCCAGgatctccctctccttctccagacGATCACTGgaacaaaaattaattaataaaatcacCTCGTCTTCAGccgcacagaaacaaaaacccCTCGACCAGCATTAATCCTGAGGCCTGAGCTCctgtttgctttgcatttgtAGTAGGACctagttgttgtagtttttttattatttttttaaatgcactcatatgtggacacggggattgtTTTGCTGTGTAATACAACAAAGTCATCAGTGTGTAAGAAATTATCAGAACTATTTATTTTGATTCCtgaacatcaaaaaaaaaaaactgcaaacaatg
This window of the Mugil cephalus isolate CIBA_MC_2020 chromosome 16, CIBA_Mcephalus_1.1, whole genome shotgun sequence genome carries:
- the LOC125022958 gene encoding kinesin-like protein KIF20A isoform X1; translated protein: MMESCFAGKPERVGPVEVDDLRRDLLGEFAALPAQQESVSSQSENLQVYLRVRPFTAAESENGEAQDCVTIEGLDTVVLKAPRSCQSNRQSDKSLPQTAQRFTFTQVFDPESSQRKVFEGSVRGLVRDVLQGGNCLVFTYGVTNAGKTFTFLGPDHDSGLLPRSLAVIFNSIEGRLYTRNDLKPQRCRDFSRLTPDQQSAESSSKKNLLRLLKENDRNLTSGRSAFLEGSSLNSDSSLNSVSEADSFCLDVSSNVRFSVWVSFCEIYNDNIHDLLEQVPSGHVKRTVLRLSQDIKGNSFIKDLRWVQVNSSEEAYRVMKIGKKNQSFSCTKLNQLSSRSHSIFSIRILRVDDVGVPRVLGISELALCDLAGSERCSRTHNTGERLKEAGNINSSLLTLGKCINAMRLNQNAKFQHHIPFRESKLTHFLQFFFGGAGRVCMVVNINQNSSCFDETLNVLKFSALAQKVVLLNSRPAVLDDDAPHRSAMELSMLIDEADRRRNGSGRGRKSSMVAWETSLEDLLENEDDDGEEWEEEEEEDEEEESVMEGTVLEAGGEGDRTMEEEQKSDREAALRLVLEAQIREEVSAEFMELFTKMEKDYSDRLEKEREILEERAEKRVEILKNLVNKTSDPSAVDAVAADSRQEEQAALLEGIISSVTEDLQKIRQDAQSVHHCLTEQAHTAELEALRLENQQSRDQLQETKETVEQQRQKLSELMETCRQKDDVIVKLQSAVENVTRDEAQRRKEGGSDKEETRKRQHDSMEEEEERGGHAKRRAVLEEEIWRLQEENDKKEETIAELREREERGRILEEELETERRRLEEELRRREEEVEELKKEQVSLEQRVKTLTDLDQCPNCDSVFSSLELEQRETARLLKENKALVNGIFQLQTEVSSLQTHLQEQSQRSDSLSEEVSVTRTRLQDVESQSEEKNKSLVSLTQEVERLRQEVKEEEGRSVFHAALEELKKESHAALERCAQKTQQIQELQKEKRRLEAALKIRCGELREELTNQRAAFTQQLQSLRAELESEGGALRGRLEEMRRSEEERRRREEEERETKTELQRVVAEKEKLLDETQTLRRELQHLKEELQRRKEEEEKENRVVEERKVSVVEELKEEIQKLHKRRKEAGGRRREELEEVKNEIERLQEPAPLGSKMADGKKTPGRKRKSCEVEDLVFSENKRNKRRGNTRSNKQDKRDGVLQKTKELIHSSPSILSSKAKTIMGLVSGRSVEKENVTTATRRGRRKLYGTDASSQLLDSPVLTLGGDEDKESDHVIIRRQLRSKTCRK
- the LOC125022958 gene encoding kinesin-like protein KIF20A isoform X2, whose translation is MMESCFAGKPERVGPVEVDDLRRDLLGEFAALPAQESVSSQSENLQVYLRVRPFTAAESENGEAQDCVTIEGLDTVVLKAPRSCQSNRQSDKSLPQTAQRFTFTQVFDPESSQRKVFEGSVRGLVRDVLQGGNCLVFTYGVTNAGKTFTFLGPDHDSGLLPRSLAVIFNSIEGRLYTRNDLKPQRCRDFSRLTPDQQSAESSSKKNLLRLLKENDRNLTSGRSAFLEGSSLNSDSSLNSVSEADSFCLDVSSNVRFSVWVSFCEIYNDNIHDLLEQVPSGHVKRTVLRLSQDIKGNSFIKDLRWVQVNSSEEAYRVMKIGKKNQSFSCTKLNQLSSRSHSIFSIRILRVDDVGVPRVLGISELALCDLAGSERCSRTHNTGERLKEAGNINSSLLTLGKCINAMRLNQNAKFQHHIPFRESKLTHFLQFFFGGAGRVCMVVNINQNSSCFDETLNVLKFSALAQKVVLLNSRPAVLDDDAPHRSAMELSMLIDEADRRRNGSGRGRKSSMVAWETSLEDLLENEDDDGEEWEEEEEEDEEEESVMEGTVLEAGGEGDRTMEEEQKSDREAALRLVLEAQIREEVSAEFMELFTKMEKDYSDRLEKEREILEERAEKRVEILKNLVNKTSDPSAVDAVAADSRQEEQAALLEGIISSVTEDLQKIRQDAQSVHHCLTEQAHTAELEALRLENQQSRDQLQETKETVEQQRQKLSELMETCRQKDDVIVKLQSAVENVTRDEAQRRKEGGSDKEETRKRQHDSMEEEEERGGHAKRRAVLEEEIWRLQEENDKKEETIAELREREERGRILEEELETERRRLEEELRRREEEVEELKKEQVSLEQRVKTLTDLDQCPNCDSVFSSLELEQRETARLLKENKALVNGIFQLQTEVSSLQTHLQEQSQRSDSLSEEVSVTRTRLQDVESQSEEKNKSLVSLTQEVERLRQEVKEEEGRSVFHAALEELKKESHAALERCAQKTQQIQELQKEKRRLEAALKIRCGELREELTNQRAAFTQQLQSLRAELESEGGALRGRLEEMRRSEEERRRREEEERETKTELQRVVAEKEKLLDETQTLRRELQHLKEELQRRKEEEEKENRVVEERKVSVVEELKEEIQKLHKRRKEAGGRRREELEEVKNEIERLQEPAPLGSKMADGKKTPGRKRKSCEVEDLVFSENKRNKRRGNTRSNKQDKRDGVLQKTKELIHSSPSILSSKAKTIMGLVSGRSVEKENVTTATRRGRRKLYGTDASSQLLDSPVLTLGGDEDKESDHVIIRRQLRSKTCRK